The Halichoerus grypus chromosome 14, mHalGry1.hap1.1, whole genome shotgun sequence genomic interval AAGGGCGCAGAATATTTTCCAGCTTTGGACACTGAGACTGGGATGTCAAGTCAGTTGCCCAAAGCCGGGCTGCCAGAAACAGCAAAGCCGGGATTCTAGCCCAGGCTGACCGGCAGCCACCGACAGGAAGGATCTGCTAATAAACTCTTGGAAGgtattgagcacagagcctggcatggctCCAGGGCGCTGGTGGTGTAAACTCCACCCATCAGTTATCTATCCCATTCCACAGATGGCCCTTACCGGTGCCcagacccgggggggggggggcattgggggtgggaggcaaggAGCTGGGGGGGGAACTGAAATAGCACCACCACCAAGGGCTCGGATTCAGGGAACCGCCAGGGTAGCCCCGTTTCAAACCCCAAGTCTGTGCGGGCTTGGGCAAGCCGCTTAGACTCGCCACGTCTccgtttcctaatctgtaaaatgaaaatcttcCCTGCTTCACGGACCGTTGTGAAAATTAAGTCAGAGAATACATTTAAAGCCCTTAGCCCAGCGCCTGGCACGCAGCAGGGGGTTcatgatagctattattattagtagtagtagtagtattctGAATGGGGCTCTCATTTGGCCCTTTGAACCTTCTTACCTGGGGTCACCTGAGGACAAGGCTCcgtggcagggagggggtgtcTGGTTAGCAGTCGTTGAGGGGGGCGGGGATAGCAAGGCTCGGCCTTCTTGGGGTCTCTGGAAGTCTCTCACCAGGCTGcttccgggggcgggggggcaatGGAGAAGGGAGCTGGGCCCAGAGGAGTTAACAGCCCGCAGGCCCCGGACCAGCCGGGCTGCCACGCTGCAGCCACAGCCACGGCCACGGTTTCAGCTGGGGAGCCAGGGCTGCTCCCTGATGGGCAAAACAGCTGGCTGCCCGGGGAAAGCAGCTGGCCTAGCCGCAGCTTCCTGCGGACTGAGGCAGAACCTCAGAGGAGGCTAGCTCCccatctggggtcctgggagacCCGGGCATGGCCAAGAGGCAGAGGGTGGGCCTCGGGAGTGGGTGTGGGCGTGGGCGTTGGGTGGGACCCCTGGAGATGAGGGGGTGTGGGCAGATCCCTGGAGCAGAGACCAAAGCAAGCAGCATGGACAGAGTGACTCCAGCTGGGCGAGGGGTCTCAGTCTCCCCTCAAGGAGGAAAGATGAGGGGCAGGGGAGCCGATGGGGGCCAAGCCTGCACGCAGCCCTGGGTCCTCTTGGAACGGGACTTGGAACCTGAGCTAGGAAGGAACCCAGGCGGGTCTCCTGGATTCCTATCTGCCGAGCTGCACCCAGGACCAGGAGCAGGGCATGGGCTCCTCCtctgggcaggaggctgggctccCTTGACCACAAAGCAGGACAGGGGCCCAGAGAGCCCCCAACCCAGGAGACGTGAAGCTGGCAGCTGGTAAGAGCTCCATCCACGCATTCTCTCCGCTGTGGGCCCCTGTTCCTAGCTTGCTTGGCTGCTAGGCTGTGAGGACCCCCAAACTTGGGGCTCTGTCTGGGCCCCAGGGTACCTCCAGGCTGCCCCCGCCCACGGGCAGAGAAGGAGCACCTGAGACCTCACCTGAGGTTGGGCAGGATAGGCAGAGGGTTAAACGGGTATAGCCAGAGGCAACTGGACCAGAGCCGcctgcctgggctcctggccCCCAAGCCCCACAGGCCAGACACCCCTAATTTCTTCCTGACTAAGGGGGCTTCTCCAGCCCACCTTCCTAACCTCCAGGAAGAAGGGGTTGGCCCCTACCTTGGGTGTGCCAGCCTCAGCGCCCCCCTCCCTGATGAAAGCCACCCTGCAAAGCCTTTGCCGGTGGGCAGGCCTTGgagcagaggctgggggtggggggcaggagggcgggggtgggggagaaggcgCAGGGGATGGGGACAATtcttcctgggtctctagctCCCGAATCCAGACGAAAGCCTGAGGCGCTGGCGCCACCCCCTGGCTCTGGCCAGAATCACAATGGCTGAGAGATGGGAGTGAAGATGCTGttttgggtggggtgggggtgacccACAGCCTAGTTAGATGATGGTTCAGGGGTGGTCTGGACCTATTCAGCCAGATGGGCCCAAACCATCATTTTTTCCCAGGCATATACTCTACATGGCCTGGCCATGGGTCCCAGAGAACAGCGGCTTCAAACCAGCCTGCATCACAATCACCTGGAAGCCTTATTGGTTTAACCTCTGCTCCCACAGCTTCTGACTCACTAGGTGTGAGGACGGGCctaggaatttgcatttctaacaatttccAGGTGAGGCTGATGCTGGCTGGTCCAGGGACCATGTTCCGACAACCCCGCTTCAGCGTTTCTGTGAATTTGGCCCAATATTACCGCTGTAGAGTATGTCCTATTATTATATTTTGGGGTGAAAAATGAGTGGAAATGGCAGCACAGGTGTATGATCAGCCCACCTCAGTCAGTGACCcaccttacttctttttttctaccatatttctttttttttttttttaagactttatttatttatttgacagagagccagagagcacaagcagggggaatggcaggcagagggagaagcaggctccctgctgagcagggagccagatgcggggcttgatcccaggaccctaggatcatgacccaagcggaaggcagatgcttaacccactgaaccacccaggcgcccccagagcaaTCTTTTTAAGACAAATCACATCACTTCTCTGCTTACCCCCTCCAGTGTCTTCCTATTGcgcttaaaaatatatatatatatatccaggggcgcctgggtggctcagttgttaagcgtctgccttcggctcaggtcatgatccggggtcctgggatggagccccgcatcgggctccctgctccgcgggaagcctgcttctccctctcccactccccctgcttgtgttccctctctcattgtgtctctctctgtcaaataaataaataaaatcttaaaaaaaaaaaaatccaaactcctgTCTCAGCTTCAAGGCCCTAGTTGATCCTCACCTCTTTCcaccctccccttgctcactggGCTCCAACCACTGGCTTCCTGGCTTGTACCCCCCGCAGGACCTTGGCCCGACCTGTTCCCTCCCTGTGGAACACTCTTCCCCCAGAACTGCCCTTGGCTGGCTCGCTTGCACCCTGAAAGAGATCCACCTACTCTTCTACTCAATgttgcctcccacccccagcagctcTCTGTTCTTCTTAACTGGTTTTATGTCGTTCACAGCATTTACCCTTCTTGGAAACTATCTCGTAATTTATCAGTTTGCTTGCCTGCTCCCTGTCTGTCCCCTCACGGGAATGTGAGCACCCTAGAGGCAGAGGGGCACCTTCTACCTGCACATGTAGtgagtatgtgctcaataaatacttgcccAATGAATGGGATTATATAGGATGCCATGTCAGGGTATGTGCCCCCGACATGACATGCGGAAGGTTTTCCATGAGAAGCAAGTTTCAGCTGACACTGGAGGGCCTGTAGGAGTTGGCCAGAAAGACCAGTTCAGGcagaaggaagcaaaaaaaaaaaaaaaaaaaaggatgtgggaCGGTCCTAAAGCATGGAGTGTTCGGGAAACTGTACCTTGTCTAAATTGGCTTGAGCAGGAGAttaaaggggaagggaggggtgggggaggtgagagGGGTTGGAGAAGAGTCACGCAGGCCATTGCAGGGCCTCGGTGCTCCCAGTGGGCAGTCCTTGAAGGGTGTTAACCGCAGACATTTAGAAAGGGTGGCTGAGGGCAGAATGGTTTCTAGGGCGAACACGTGGGGGGCAGGTCTCTGGGAGACGCTGTGGGCCCTGTGAGTGGTGCTGGTGCCCTGAACCAGGCGAGTGGCAGTGCGGAAGGAAAGAGGTGGCCCCACGTGCAAGAGATACTGAGGAGGCGGGCCTGCCCAGACGAGGTGATGGAGTGGGCTGAAAGAGGGACCAGTCATTGGGGACACCGGGCTCTCCAGCTCAAGGGACCTGGTGGCCGAGGTGCCGTTCTCTAGACTGGGGAGGCCAACAGAGGGGGAGCATGTTTGGGGGAAAGGTTGGGGTTCTATTTTGAACAGGTggaatcttggggcgcctggctggctcagttgatagagcgtgtgactcttgatctcagggttgtgaggttgagccccacactgggtgtagagtttacctaaaaaaaaaaaaaaaaacaaccaagaaCAGGTGGAATTGGGGTCCAAATGGGCAGTGGAGACACCAGTCGGTTTTCCAGAAAGACGGAGTGGCCCATGTGGTCAGGTGCTGAAGGGAGCCCTCTGGATGAGGAGGCAATGAGCGTTGAGGGGAGTGGCCAGGAGGACCCTGGTCTTAGCAGGAGCAGTTCGGCTAGAGCAGCCTTGGTGTGTGTCAAGCCATGATGGGAGATGAGGAAGGGAGACCTGGAGCAAAGCACAGATCCCTGTCCCAGAGGTTCGGGAGGGAGAGATAAGGATGtggctgttttcttattttaagctGGGGGAGATTTAAGTCCTTTGGAATGTCAAAGGAAGCACCCAGAAGAGAGGGAGGCTGATGATCCAGGAAGGGCAAGGGGATGGCACTTGGAGCTTCGGGGCTGTTCCACCGTGAAGAGGGTGACGAGGGGGCGCCTCTTCCCTTATACCAGGCAGTGAGAGCTGAGGCAGGCTTGGCGGAGGCTGGGATGCTGGAAATGAGAGCTCCCAGGTGAGggcttctcttttctccaaaaagTAGCAGGGAGAtccttgctggagtgggggcttcAGAAGCTGTGACGTGCCACAGAGAGGGGGCAGGAGCAAGGGAAACTGGCCCATTGGGCCTGGCGAGAGTCCAGTTGAGAGTGGAAATCCTGAGTCAGCAGTAGTCCCACCGCGCTGAAAAGCAAGACGGTTATAGGGTTTTCCTGGGCAGGGATGATGGGAGACCCCACGGGCAAGGGAGTCAGTGACAGGATGGATCACTGGATggactggggaaggaggaaggggacagtgggAGGCGTGAATGCattcagaggaggaggaggaggaggaagaagacttGAGGCCAGAGAAGAATTTGGAAGCCCCTGTGACCAATAGGATGGGCAGAGGCTCTGGGATGACTCCGGGATGGGTCAGGTGGGGCATACTGCTTGGCTTTAGAAATGGAATCCCCATTCTGGGGATGGGAGTGCCTTCCGGCCAGAGGCTACCATGCAAGGGAATGGACTCTTCTGTGAGGCCTCAGACCTTTCATTGCAGGGCCACTGGCCACCGAAGCTTTGACTGGGGCCTGATGGAAGCTTAGGAGCCGCGCTGAAGACCAGGACTCCCGGGTTCGATGCCCCCACAGGCTGCCCCGTCACCAGGCAAGTCCACTCCTTGCTggttccccacccctcccctcccagcagaGATAGTGTGCACAGGCTTAGCCCTCTTCTCTGACCCTGGGAAGAGCCTGAAGGGAGACCCAAAGCTGCCATAGGAAAGTAGGCCTccaggtgggtgtggggggggtgaATGGAAGGGGAGCCTGGCTTCTCCAGTCCTGTCTTCACCTCAGCAACTCTTTCCGGGGTCATGCTCCATGCAGAGAGAAGCGTCCAGTGCGTTCATTCTCTCGAGGCATCCTTGCAAACCCATCCACATGAGGACAAGAGGCTCAGGGAAAGTGGCCTCTCTGGGATCACAGCAGATACTGAGCTGGAACCGGCTTGGGGCCTTCAGGCCCCTCCCTTTCTGCCCTCTCCTTAAGGGAGGCTGGAGCCCCCTTCCCATCTCAGCAGGGGCCTCAGGACCCCGATTCTGCCCCAGGGGAGGCTGTCCTGCTTTGGACAGGGCTGGGTCAAGGTGCGGGCTCCGTGGCGCCCCCTGGGCCTACACTCCGCCTGAAAGTGGGCTTTGCTCTCTTAAAGGGCCAGAGCAGCGCCAGCGCTGGCGGCGGAGGCGAGGACGACGACACGCGGAGGACGCCAGGCTCGGGACGAAGCTGGATGGCGCGCCCAGGTCCGGGGGacccccgcccgcgcccccccgcccccccccccgcccgggctGTCACCGCGCAGGTCTGCGAAGTTCCGCGTGGGTCCGCCAGAGGGCGCCCGGGGGCTGAGGCGGGGCGGGAGCGGGGAGCCGGGCAAGGGCTGCGGCCGGTCGGTCCCGGCCCGCGGGTTGCGGCTCGGGTCCGAGGGTCGGATGCGAGGCCGGGGAATCCGGACTCAGGGGCGTCGGACGCTCGGTAGAGCCGGATTCCGGGGGCTGAACTCACCAGGCTTCGGAGTGGAGCGTTCTCAGGCGCCGGAGCGGCTCGGATGCCGTCCCCCCGGACCCTCCCCTCGTCCCCCGTTTCCCCCGCCGGCGTCCAGCCGGGAGGGGGCTGCCCCTGGGTCGCGCGTGGGGCGGGTCTCCGGGCCCCGGCCCTCCGCCACCCCGGGTTGAGGAGAGGACACTTGAGAATCAGCGCGTAGCGGGTGGGAGGGGGAGCCCAGTCTTTGGGGGTACGCTTCCCGCCCCCCCGGCCCTTGTCCGCCCGCCTCGGCCCcgccctggccccaggccccaggctccGCCCCGTCCGGCCGCCCCGCCCACTCCCCTCCGCCGGGCCCGAGCCCCGGGGGCAGCCGCCGCCGCCCCAGCGCCCGCCATGCCCgtcgcccccgccgccccgctgCTTCAGCTGCTGCTCCTGCTGGGGCCGTGGCTCCAGGCTGCGAGCGTCGTGGAGCCGCCGCTGCCCGCCGTGGTCCTTACCGTCCTGGCCCGCAATGCCGAGCACTCACTGCCCCACTACCTGGGCGCGCTGGAGCGGCTGGACTACCCCCGGGCCAGGCTGGCCCTCTGGTGAGAGAGACCGGGCACCGGCACCCTCTGGGCATGTACCCCCCGCCCCACAGATAGCCTCCACTCCCGATGGCCCCGTCTGCTCCGTCCAGACACCACCcagacaggcccctcccctggcAGACAGGCCCTGCACGGCCCTGCGCCCCTGGACCGGACCCCTTATCCCCTTGGCCCTGCGGACTGACCTCTGAGGCTTTAGGTTGACCCCGGAACACCCAGCCCGGCCCTtactcctctggggacctcctcTGGCTTTAAGTGAGGTCCTCTTGCCCTAGCCTCAGAGCCCAAACTCAAGCCCCCGTGGGCCCTGGGGTTGGCTTGACCTGGAGTGGAGCCAGCAGGAACAGCTGGCCTGCCCTGGGTCCCCACGTGGCAGAGATCAGCaggcctgggggtgcctggggagcAGGTGAGGGTGCTGTCTGCCTCCATGCTGCTCTGCAGGGGGGCGTCAGacctgctcctccttcccccgGGCTCGTTCCAGCCTCTCTGTGGAGGGTCTGGGTCCCGCCAGCCCAGGGCAGAGAGCCCCTTCCCTAGAGTCTCTCCCCCAGGCATCCCCGCAGGGCTCACCGGAATCGGGGGCCCCAGTGTGTGGAAGCCAGGACAGGGAGGAGTCCCAGGCTGAGGTTGGGGATAAACTGGAGAGAATTGACAAACTACCCCCCAAGGCACACCGAAGTTGCGCTGAGGGTggagctggggcctggggaggctgCCCACAATTACCACAGTCTGAGTTGGTTAGTTCCCACCCCTAGGAGACTTGACACGTAGTTAGTCTTCACTTCTGGGGAATTGGCTTAAAGGGGCAGCATCACCTAAAACTTGGGATCTTGGCTAAGCcctccgcaccccccccccccccccccccggtctgGGGAGCCCCCTCCGCAGAGGAGAGGTTATGCTCCGTGGCCTTGGAGCTCAGGCGCATCAGCACTTCTCAGGGATGTTCGGAGGAGGGTTTGGTCCTTACTAGGATTTTCGGGCAGAGGGAAGCAGCAGCTCTTCTGTCCGGTCCTGACTCAGGGGGAGGCGCGGACCTGTGGTCTCCTGGTAAGGAAGGAGGGTGGCCGGGGCATGTGGCAGGTGTGGTCCTCAAAGCTGACGTACTTTTGTCTTTCAAATGCGTTCATGTTCTGGGGTCTCAGCCCATGAGCCCAGCAGGCCAGCTTCTGGTTCCAGAGGGAGAAAGTGAAGCCCAGAGATGGATGGGACtcgcctgaggtcacacagtgggTCACAGACCTGTGCCTGGGACCGGGGTGCTTGCCTTACTCTGTAGCACACGTCCTCCCCCCGCAGCACCCAAGCGTCCAGCCTCGGAGGGGGTGGTGCTCCAGGGGTCAGCGCTGCCTCGGGGTCTGGCCCTTCGGTGGCAGGGCCCCCTCACCCTTCCTCCTCCCGCGTCCCCAGGTGTGCCACGGACCACAACGCGGACAACACCACGCGGATGCTGCAGGAATGGCTGGCGGCTGTGGGTGACCACTACGCGGCTGTGGTCTGGAGGCCCGAGGGGGAGCCCAGGTGGTGACTGGAGGGCAGGGCTCTTGGGAAGAGGGCCAACAGCTGCCACCCAGGGAGGAAAAGGGACAGCCGCAAACCCCCACCTCCAGGCCAGGGCTCTCTCCACTGCCCTGCCGCCAGGGGGAGCACGGGCACCTGCCCCTGGCGAACTTCTCATCTCTTTACCCTCTCAGGTCCTACCCAGACGAAGAGGGACCCAAGCACTGGACCAGAGAAAGGCACCAGTTTCTGATGGAGTTGAAACAGGAAGCCCTGACCTTTGCTAGGGACTGGGGGGCTGACTACATCCTGGTAAGAAAGCCTGGCTAGGACGGGGTTTCCCACAGTGGTGGTATCTGTCCCTGACAGCAATCTCGGTGTGACTTAACTACCTGTAGGCTGGACCCTTCAGCTAGCAACCTGGGTCAGAATCCAGACTGGATATTGAGCTTGGATCCCTATGCTTGAGCTCAGATGAGCTATGAAGCCTGGATCCATGAGACAGATTACCGGGTGTATACTGAGCCTAGGTTCCTGGGCTAGAGCCCGGAGTATAAACTGAGCTTGGTTCCCCAGACTAGAACTCAGCGTAGGTCTTTGGCTCTACTCCCTAAGTCAGATCTAGAATAAAGCTCTCAGATCAGCAACTCAGGTCGAATCTCTGGACCTGATCCCAGAGCCATTGCTCCAGACAAGATCTTTGGTCCAGAAATACACCTATTGGTTTATAGGTTAGAACTCTCTAACGGGATGCCATTGGATCCCGGGAGACAGGCAGGGTCTCTGGCAATCTAGAGGGATCCCACTCAGTGACTCCTTGGGGGTACAACCCAAATAAGGCTGGGGTCTGTGACACCCCCCTCCCAAAAGTTTGCAGATACAGACAACATTCTGACCAACAACCAGACGCTGAGGCTTCTGATAGAGCGGGGGCTGCCCGTGGTGGCCCCGATGCTGGACTCCCAGACCTACTACTCCAATTTCTGGTGTGGGATCACGCCCCAGGTAAGGCTGGGACGGAGGCCTCGGGGTCTGTGGGCCATGGCAAGGGAGGCCGTGTTCTGGGGATGGAGGGGCCCCATCATAGTTCAGAGcaacccctctccccagggctaTTACCGCCGCACAGCAGACTACTTCCCCACCAAGAACCGCCAGCGCCGGGGCTGCTTCCGGGTCCCCATGGTCCATTCCACCTTCCTGGTGTCCTTGCGGGCTAAGGGGGCAGCCCAGCTCGCCTTCTACCCCCCTCATCCCAACTACACCTGGCCCTTCGACGATATCATCGTCTTCGCCTATGCCTGCCAGGCCGCTGGTGAGGACCGGCTCTCCGTGAGCAACCCTGGAGGCCTCTAGgtctttgcatatgctgttccctctgctttgcACGCCCTTCCCCAGTCTCCCATCCAGCCTGTTAAACTCCTGTTTGTCTGGGTCGTAGCCTTTCTTGAGCCCGTGGCCCTGGGAGGTTAGATGTCCTTCTGGCTCCCCATCATGGCACTTTCACGTATGCCTTCATtaggcaaatatttatggagcacccacCATGTGCGTGCCAGGTACTGGGGAGACAGTGGTGAGTAAAGTCAGGCGGTCTCTGCCCTCCTGGAACTTCCAGTCCAGTCAGTCCAAGGATCACACAAATCAATGTCCAATCGCAGCCATGACAGGAAGGAATGCTTCTTGATTCTGCGTGCTCAGGGAGCTTAGGCCAGAGTAGATCtgggcagggaaggcttcctggagggtgTGAACTTTGAGGCTGAGATCTGAAGTATGGGAAAGCATTAACAAGAGCAagaaagagcatttcaggcaACGGGaccagcaggtgcaaaggccctgtggtagcAGGCAATGTAAGAAGGCAGGTGACAGGAGCATAATAAGTGAGGGGAGGCATGGCAGAGGCTGAGGCAGGAAAGGTGGGCAGGGGCCAGCCTGTGTGGACCTGACGGCAAGCATCTGGTCTTTAGCCTGACAACACTGGGCAGCCATCAGAGGATCACGCGATTGGCTTCGCACACTGAAAAGAACACTCGGGTGTTGGcattatttttaagatgaaaattacCGCAAAGTGTTTGGGCTCTGCCGGGATAAATCCAGTCCTGAGGAAGAGTCAGAGATGAGAGTGAGACAGAGACGCCCGGTGTTGGGAAAAGGATCTTGAGAGGACTGCACAGGCCAAttcagggagaaggagaagtgacGATGTAACCCAGGAGCACTGCACCTGAGCAAGCAGTGTGCCCACAGTGGCCAGAGGGGGACATGTCATTGGCTTTTTCGTGCAAGAGGTGTTGGTGGAGTCTGCTGCAGACGTGCAAGGCAAAAAAAATCGTATCAAGTGCAAAAGGCGagtgaaggaaaaacaaacccaTGGAGAATCCATGAGAAGAAGCAGAAGCGTTCCCGTGTTTTTGTCATTGCTACCACTACTTTGGGTGTCAGCCGCTGTTAACTGGTCAGCAGTTTGCAGGGGGTTTCGTCCCTGTCATTCAGGCTTCCAGCACCCAGCTACTGAGTCCCCACGCTGGCTCAGGCTTGTGCCCCATACTGGGCGTGGGGTTGACTTTTAAGCGGATTCTGTGCGCCTGCCACTCAAGAGTTCACAGTCTATAGGAGATAAAGGGGAGAGAAGTAATTGCAGTAAAGGTGACAAAtattgaagaaatagaaaaggccACTCTGGTTGGCgggtggaggcaggagagagTGTGGCGTCGCTCATAGGGGTCTGGGCACGAGGTGATGGTGCAGGATTCAGGCGGGGCGGCGAGGCCGGGAGGTGGGGAGCTTTAGCGGGTGGAGCAATGGACTGGCCCGAAGGCTTGGTCAGATGGGAGTTTGCTTTCTCCTGCCTCCCCATGATCCCCCAGGGACAGGGCTGTGTCCTGCTCACCACCATCCCCCAGCACCCAGCTGGTGCTCTAGACCAGCATAAACCATCTCAGCTAGAAAGGTCCCTTAGATATTGTTTGAGTCAAGCCTTTTCTCCCTCCAACCCCACAGTGGGGacactgagtcccagagaggatGCCTGCCTTGGGTTCCAAgagccctgcccccctgctccagCACTCACTCGGTCTCTCTCCACAGGGGTTACGGTCCATGTGTGCAATGAACACCGTTACGGGTACATGAACGTGCCTGTGAAATCccaccaggggctggaggatgaGAGGGTCAACTTCATCCACCTGATCTTGGAAGCACTAGGTGAGGGCTGGGAGCCAGGTCACTAGCCTGTTGCCACGCTAGCCTCCCACCCCCTGTGCCCCTTCTCCCAGGCCCCGGACCTGACTGGGCAGTGGGCTTGGGGTTCCAGCCTCAACCTCTAACTTACTCCCTGACTCTGGGCAAGCCCTTTTCCCCACTGAGCCTCAGTGCCCCCATCTCTATG includes:
- the CERCAM gene encoding inactive glycosyltransferase 25 family member 3 isoform X4, which gives rise to MPVAPAAPLLQLLLLLGPWLQAASVVEPPLPAVVLTVLARNAEHSLPHYLGALERLDYPRARLALWCATDHNADNTTRMLQEWLAAVGDHYAAVVWRPEGEPRSYPDEEGPKHWTRERHQFLMELKQEALTFARDWGADYILFADTDNILTNNQTLRLLIERGLPVVAPMLDSQTYYSNFWCGITPQGYYRRTADYFPTKNRQRRGCFRVPMVHSTFLVSLRAKGAAQLAFYPPHPNYTWPFDDIIVFAYACQAAGVTVHVCNEHRYGYMNVPVKSHQGLEDERVNFIHLILEALVDGPPMWASAHVSRPPKRPSKMGFDEVFVISLARRPDRRERMLSSLWEMEISGRVVDAVDGRTLNTSIMRSLGVDLLPGYQDPYSGRTLTKGEVGCFLSHYSIWEEVVARGLAQVLVFEDDVRFESNFRGRLEQLMEEVEAEKLPWDLIYLGRKQVNPEEEAAVDGLPHLVVAGYSYWTLAYVLSLAGARKLLASQPLRRMLPVDEFLPIMFDRHPKGR